The genomic interval AAATTTCCATTTCATAAGAAAAATAAGATGGTTTTTTAGAAGGAAAAAAATGTTTTAATGGTCTAACAAAAAAAACTCCTTTTTCTCCTAATATAGGTGGTGAAGTTTCCCCCAACTTCAATGAAAAAGAATACCCTACTACTTCAGGTTCTTTACAAGAATCAATTATCGAATCATGAAAATTTATTTTATAATATTTTTTTATTTTTTTAGAAAAATAGAATGCGATTTCTTTCAAATTTTTTGGAAAAAATTTTTTATTCATCATGTTAGATAAATACCTGCTTATTTTTTCTTTTTTTAGGGAAAAAATCAAATCTTTTTTTATTTTTTCAATAGAAATTCCTCTATTTTGAATTTTAGAAAGATAGATAAGAATATAGTCTTTATTATTTGATGTGGAGAGCATTTTAAAATCTCCCTTTTTTCTATTTTTTTCAAATGCCCAATTAATAATTTCTTTATCTACTTCTGTATTTAATCCATCTATCTCCCATTGAGAAGATTTAATATTTTTCAAATATATAGTTTCATATTTATTTCTTCTTGCATTATTAATCAATGTATTTAAACTAGAATTTTTATTTTTTATCAAAAATTTTCTTACTCTTTTGTAAAGAAAATCTTCTGTTTTTTTAGATGGAATCAATGTCTTTATTATTACTGCAAATTGATAAGAAGGAATAAAACTACTTTTATCATCAATTCTAAGGATATGATACCCAAATTTTGTTTCAGTCATTCCTATCATTCCTTTTTTATTTTTAGATGAAAAAATATCAAATTCTCCAATTGAATTTTTATCTTCATATTTAATCCATCCTAAACTTCCTTTATTTTTTTTTGCATTCATTAAGTCATCGGATTTTTTTTTCACAAAAAAATCAAATAAGGAAGGATTCTTTTTAAGAATATTATATATATTTTGAGCTATTTTTTTAGATACTTCTTTTGTTCTTTGATTAGAAGAACGCGCAGCATTTTTATGAGAAATTAAAATATGGCTTACCAAAACAGAATCAGATATCATTTTTTTTCCAGTTAATTTAGCCATCATGTAAATATTTTTTTCTTTTATAGGTCCGAATATACTTCCTATCTTATTATTATTGTTTGAAACAAAATTTTGTAAAATAGGTGGAAGAGATCTTTTTAAGTAAAAATTTGAATCAAAAGGTTTTTCAGATTGATTTGAAACAAAAATGGAATTTTTATTGGTTGATTGAAATTTATAAAATAAATTTTCCATTTTTTTTCTCATATAATTTTCATCATCTAAAGATGGTTTAGAGCGAAAAATGACAAAACTAAGACTTCTTAAATTTTCTTTTTTCTTATTATAAAAAAATTTATGTTTTTTAATATAATCAGAAATCTCATAATTGTTTATCGAAAACATATTTTTATATCTGTTTTCAATTTCAGAATAGGGAATAAAAATGTAATCAATAAAAGAAAAAAAATTTTTATCCTTATAATTTAATTCTGCTTCTATCAAAGATGTATTTAATCCATACATTAACATCTCTATGTATTTTTTTGCAAAAATTTTTTTTGCTATATTTTTTTTTTCGTATAACCAAATATTTTTCTCCTCCTCTATTCGAGGATTAGAAATGGGTGAAGTATTTTCCAATTTTTTCAAATATGATTGAAATTTTACAATGTCTAATTCTCCATTGAAATTCTGAAAATCAGATATATTACTATACAAAGATTGTTTAGAAACAGCGTCCCAAAATTCTTTTTTTGTACTTTGTATTCCTAATTTTACAGCTTGTTGATTTAACATTTTTTCATGAATCAATAATTTCCAAGCTTCGTTTTTTAAATAAATGTCTGGTTCATCCTGTCGAAATAGTTTCAAAAATTGAAAACAATTAATATATTCTTTTACAGGAATGT from Blattabacterium cuenoti carries:
- a CDS encoding SurA N-terminal domain-containing protein, which encodes MSILGKIRKNTWLLFLFVGIFLLVFILDPNLLKIFYENPNIIGKVNGENIPVKEYINCFQFLKLFRQDEPDIYLKNEAWKLLIHEKMLNQQAVKLGIQSTKKEFWDAVSKQSLYSNISDFQNFNGELDIVKFQSYLKKLENTSPISNPRIEEEKNIWLYEKKNIAKKIFAKKYIEMLMYGLNTSLIEAELNYKDKNFFSFIDYIFIPYSEIENRYKNMFSINNYEISDYIKKHKFFYNKKKENLRSLSFVIFRSKPSLDDENYMRKKMENLFYKFQSTNKNSIFVSNQSEKPFDSNFYLKRSLPPILQNFVSNNNNKIGSIFGPIKEKNIYMMAKLTGKKMISDSVLVSHILISHKNAARSSNQRTKEVSKKIAQNIYNILKKNPSLFDFFVKKKSDDLMNAKKNKGSLGWIKYEDKNSIGEFDIFSSKNKKGMIGMTETKFGYHILRIDDKSSFIPSYQFAVIIKTLIPSKKTEDFLYKRVRKFLIKNKNSSLNTLINNARRNKYETIYLKNIKSSQWEIDGLNTEVDKEIINWAFEKNRKKGDFKMLSTSNNKDYILIYLSKIQNRGISIEKIKKDLIFSLKKEKISRYLSNMMNKKFFPKNLKEIAFYFSKKIKKYYKINFHDSIIDSCKEPEVVGYSFSLKLGETSPPILGEKGVFFVRPLKHFFPSKKPSYFSYEMEILNSYLRKNSLEILGKVFMDKSIIKDYRSNILD